A stretch of DNA from Desulfosarcina ovata subsp. ovata:
AAATCAAGAATCGTTCTCCTTTTTTCACCTGAATTGAAAATATCTGACTGCAAAAACTTGTCCGCCCGATCACTGACCAAACAAAAGGCCGTGAGGAACATCCCCGCGGCCTTTCTCCTCCAATAGCTACCAAAAACAGGCAGTTTCCAGCCTTTTGGGAACCATTCAAAAAAACCTACAGCGATCATATCCCGTTAGCCAAGCAGGGAGCCTTTGAATTCCGCTTTGCGCTTTTCAAGGAAGGCGCCGGTGCCCTCTTTGGCATCCGGACTGGCCATGCAGATCCCGAAGGCGTCGGCTTCGATCTGGAAACCGATGCCAATTTCAACGTTCATCCCGTTGTTGACCGATTTCTTGGCCTCGCGCAGTGACACCTTGCCCTTCTTGGCAATTCCCTTGGCCGTCTTGTAGGTTTCTTCCATCAGCTTGTCCTTGGGAAAAACCCGGTTGACCAGACCGATCTTCTCGGCTTCCGGAGCCTTCACCATGGCACCGGTAAAAATCATCTCTTTGGCTCGGTTGATGCCGATCAGCCGCGCCAGTCGCTGGGTGCCACCGAATCCGGGGATGATTCCCAGCGTAATTTCCGGCAGGCCGAACGTAGCCGTTTCAGCGGCGTAGATAAAGTCACTGGCCAGGGCAATTTCGCTTCCTCCGCCCAGAGCAAAACCGTTAACCGCCGCGATCACCGGGATGGATAGGTCCTGTAGACGACTGAAAATCAACTGCCCTTTTCGCGAAAAGAGTTTTCCCTGGAGGGTGTTGAAGGTGGCCAATTCGGAAATATCGGCGCCGGCCACGAAAGACTTTTCTCCGGCACCGGTCAGAACCAGCACCCGGACCTGCTCATCGGCTTCAATTTCGTCCAGCGCTGACGCCAGCTCGTCCAGCAGTTGGCCGTTAATGGCGTTAAGGGCCTTGGGACGGTTAAACGTAATGGTGGCGACACCGTCGGTCACGTCAAAAATAATGTTCTCGTAAGCCATGTTTCTCTCTCCTCCTGCACGTTTCGGGTTAAGGCGATTTTATCCCTGCCTGTTTCTCGCTGTCGGCGGTTGAACAAAGGCAGTGGGAAGGGTATCTTTGATATATTGGCGAATACCGCGAATAATGCCGTCACACAGGGCTTCCTGATACTTGGCACTGGTCAGGCGCTTGCATTCCCGGGGGTTGGAAATAAAGGAGGTCTCAACCAGGATGGCCGGCATCTGAGCCCCCAGAAGAACGTAGAACGGCGCCTGCTTGACACCTTTACTACGAATATCACT
This window harbors:
- a CDS encoding enoyl-CoA hydratase/isomerase family protein, which encodes MAYENIIFDVTDGVATITFNRPKALNAINGQLLDELASALDEIEADEQVRVLVLTGAGEKSFVAGADISELATFNTLQGKLFSRKGQLIFSRLQDLSIPVIAAVNGFALGGGSEIALASDFIYAAETATFGLPEITLGIIPGFGGTQRLARLIGINRAKEMIFTGAMVKAPEAEKIGLVNRVFPKDKLMEETYKTAKGIAKKGKVSLREAKKSVNNGMNVEIGIGFQIEADAFGICMASPDAKEGTGAFLEKRKAEFKGSLLG